A window of Herpetosiphonaceae bacterium genomic DNA:
CGTTGCCTGCATCTGTTCGGGCCTGGTGAAGCGCTCGTGAAAAGGCGTTAAGATCGTTCCGGGCGAGACGGCATTGACGCGAATGTTCGATCCCGCCAGCTCTTTGGCTAATCCACGGGTGAAGGTGCTCACCGCCGCTTTGCTGCTGGCGTACAGGATCGAGCCGCCGCCGCCGCCATTGCGCGCCGCAATCGAGGTGACATTGATGATGTTGCCGTGTCCTTGCCGCTGCATGATCGGAATGACCAGCTTGCAGGTCTGAAAGACCGCTGTCACGTTCACGTCGACGATCTCTCGATAGGTTTCGTCGGGCATGTCCGCCACCGCCTGGCGAATAATCAGGCTTCCGGCGTTGTTGATTAAGATGTCGATGCGTCCGAAACGCTCCATCGTTTGCTCCACCAGCGCGCGAAGCTGCCGTGGAT
This region includes:
- a CDS encoding glucose 1-dehydrogenase, whose protein sequence is MEIRFDERVVLVTGASTGIGAAVARAFAAAGARVVVHYNRSQDAAEGVARDIETSGGTALLLKADVTDPRQLRALVEQTMERFGRIDILINNAGSLIIRQAVADMPDETYREIVDVNVTAVFQTCKLVIPIMQRQGHGNIINVTSIAARNGGGGGSILYASSKAAVSTFTRGLAKELAGSNIRVNAVSPGTILTPFHERFTRPEQMQATIATIPMGRAGTPEECVGAFVFLASDALSGYVTGQIIEVNGGQLMP